In Penaeus vannamei isolate JL-2024 chromosome 4, ASM4276789v1, whole genome shotgun sequence, a single window of DNA contains:
- the LOC113805254 gene encoding G-protein coupled receptor Mth: protein MIISDTMAHLLGVILVLLCFSKNAQSHSSQGHESRAPVAKNFSGLYIPSCWASTRDSLPQGLLPDSTQAPVPNVQYSHTSATDVLWGPEVNVTCTTGEKKSVFLNSSHLYVDDGKVMLGWKIGRNSGNTYTYCVNSLASAGRSENSSTSTALFCYSDPCKSKICVDKCCPRGKLLGTLDCIINNLTQSDWAPNEESFYVNTINIKELQEGPFLMEDFTLEKDGSLRATMSAPPRRFCIDYISTSGRVKQVALVYAEEFDIPDCRWKTEVLDIVLLSVSSIFLAMTLSVYLCVPYLRSKDHHWPFICMLMSLLVTFILHICLREVRHHLDDMCKHLGMLVLMFTLATFFWLNVMSFSVLYKLQSPCISTLNRKTFVLYNVYAWGVPLIVYVVGYAMDSLYPGDYSPNFKRDHCWFQGNNAAKWIYYYGFIAVIQAVNIVIFLYIACQMALRQRRNLSSHTIHRGACFLPPLYVNLSILLGITWTLELFTDSNECGPVQVLFDVINGLQGPLIFLVTVCNRNKLRKVRSSVKMSLRRLTTETKL from the exons ATGATCATAAGTGACACAATGGCTCACCTCCTGGGTGTCATTTTGGTCTTGCTGTGTTTTTCTAAGAATGCGCAGTCACACAGCTCACAAGGGCATGAATCACGCGCGCCGGTAGCTAAGAATTTCTCTGGCTTGTATATCCCTTCTTGCTGGGCATCCACACGTGATTCCCTCCCCCAGGGCTTGCTCCCCGACAGCACCCAAGCTCCAGTACCGAATGTGCAGTATTCACATACATCTGCCACTGACGTACTATGGGGACCTGAAGTGAATGTTACATGCACAACCGGTGAAAAGAAAAGTGTTTTTCTAAACTCGTCACACTTGtatgttgatgatggtaaagTTATGCTTGGCTGGAAGATTGGTAGAAATTCagggaatacatatacatactgtgtaaACTCCCTGGCTTCTGCAGGAAGAAGCGAAAATAGCTCAACTTCCACCGCCCTCTTTTGCTACTCAGACCCGTGCAAGAGCAAAATCTGTGTGGACAAATGCTGCCCTCGAGGAAAATTACTTGGAACGCTCGATTGCATCATAAACAATTTGACTCAGAGTGACTGGGCGCCTAATGAGGAATCCTTTTATGTTAACACAATTAATATCAAAGAATTACAAGAAGGCCCCTTTCTTATGGAGGACTTTACTCTCGAGAAAGATGGTTCCCTTAGAGCGACGATGAGTGCTCCTCCCCGCCGATTCTGCATAGACTACATTAGCACGAGTGGGAGGGTGAAACAAGTAGCTCTCGTGTATGCTGAAGAGTTTGATATACCAGACTGCCGGTGGAAAACTGAAGTGCTAGACATCGTTCTGTTGAGTGTTTCGAGCATATTTTTGGCGATGACTCTTTCAGTATACTTGTGCGTGCCTTATCTCCGAAGCAAAGACCACCACTGGCCTTTCATATGCATGCTGATGTCTCTCCTTGTGACCTTCATCTTGCACATATGTCTTAGGGAAGTGAGACATCATCTGGACGACATGTGCAAACATCTag GTATGCTGGTTCTCATGTTCACTCTTGCAACATTCTTTTGGCTGAACGTGATGTCTTTCAGTGTCTTGTACAAGTTACA GTCACCGTGTATATCTACCTTGAACAGAAAAACCTTTGTTTTGTATAATGTGTACGCTTGGGGTGTACCGCTGATAGTGTATGTCGTCGGCTACGCGATGGATTCCCTGTATCCTGGCGACTACAGTCCGAACTTCAAAAGGGATCATTGTTGGTTTCAAG GTAACAATGCAGCAAAATGGATATATTATTACGGGTTCATAGCAGTCATCCAGGCAGTCAACATTGTCATCTTCCTTTACATTGCGTGCCAAATGGCACTCCGGCAGAGGAGGAACCTCTCATCCCACACGATTCACCGAGGAGCATGTTTCTTGCC ACCACTCTACGTTAATCTCTCCATCCTATTGGGCATAACCTGGACCCTGGAATTGTTTACTGATAGCAACGAATGTGGACCTGT CCAGGTACTGTTTGACGTCATCAACGGACTTCAGGGGCCTTTGATATTCCTTGTGACGGTTTGCAATCGGAACAAGTTGAGAAAG GTGCGAAGCAGCGTAAAGATGTCTTTAAGAAGACTCACCACTGAGACGAAACTGTAG
- the LOC113805232 gene encoding carbohydrate sulfotransferase 4 produces MLNRIVGFHVLLMSLLLFGISYLNAGLLTPRSLLDTARRTQGGGASPANLTAAPFHVLLLSSVGRSGSTFLGELLSQRPRTVFMFEPELFLQHKSPAGVTAAASRDLIHRMLACDFSEEWSAWAKTRKNVWEPDNHDVCDHHVGRDYHQCLREICRSNVFKVIKTIKLRVWWAGEVLLGGGVKVVHLVRDPRASFMSLHLLGMVQADYKDLEMVSTMRALFPESFTSVKYEDLCRDPWGTATKLWNFISNGSTFLPESWRNFLHHHTKRRGSNPFGTERDTRQQIGAWREKISERMLLEVEHHCGDVIDILGHTRFGSLANVRNTSIPLDGKSGTWAP; encoded by the exons ATGCTCAACAGGATCGTAGGCTTCCACGTTCTGCTTATGTCGTTACTGCTGTTTGGG ATATCGTACCTGAACGCAGGGCTGCTCACACCACGGAGCCTCCTCGACACAGCACGCCGCACGCAAG GCGGCGGTGCCTCCCCCGCCAACCTGACGGCGGCGCCCTTCCACGTGCTGCTCCTGAGCTCCGTCGGCCGCAGTGGCTCCACCTTCCTCGGGGAGCTCCTGTCGCAGCGCCCTCGCACCGTGTTCATGTTCGAGCCTGAGCTCTTCCTTCAGCA CAAGTCCCCCGCCGGCGTGACAGCAGCTGCGAGCCGGGACCTTATTCACCGGATGCTCGCGTGTGATTTCAGCGAAGAGTGGAGTGCTTGGGCGAAAACTAGAAAAAATGTTTGGGAACCGGATAACCACGACGTCTGCGATCATCACGTAGGCAGGGACTACCACCAGTGTCTGAGGGAAATCTGTCGAAGCAATGTCTTTAAGGTTATCAAG ACGATTAAGCTGCGGGTGTGGTGGGCAGGGGAGGTACTCCTCGGCGGGGGCGTGAAGGTGGTGCACCTCGTCCGCGACCCCCGCGCCTCCTTCATGTCCCTCCACCTGCTGGGTATGGTCCAGGCTGACTACAAG GACCTGGAGATGGTGAGCACCATGAGGGCTCTGTTCCCCGAGAGCTTTACTTCGGTGAAATACGAAGATCTTTGTCGCGATCCGTGGG GAACGGCAACGAAACTGTGGAATTTTATTAGCAACGGAAGCACCTTTCTACCAGAGTCTTGGCGAAATTTCTTGCATCACCACACAAAGAGAAGAGGCAGTAACCCCTTCGGCACGGAACGAGACACGCGGCAGCAAATCGGCGCTTGGCGGGAGAAGATCAGCGAACGGATGCTTTTAGAGGTCGAACACCACTGCGGAGACGTGATCGACATCTTGGGTCACACTCGATTTGGCTCTTTGGCAAATGTCAGAAACACTTCGATTCCGTTGGATGGAAAGTCTGGCACGTGGGCTCCATGA